From a region of the Coffea arabica cultivar ET-39 chromosome 3e, Coffea Arabica ET-39 HiFi, whole genome shotgun sequence genome:
- the LOC113734766 gene encoding actin-related protein 2/3 complex subunit 4 isoform X1, protein MAANMLRLYLTCIRNTLEAAMCLQNFPCQEVERHNKPEVELKTSPELLLNSVVICRNEAEKCLIETSINSLRISLKVKQADELENILTKKFLRFLSMRAEAFQVLRRKPVQGYDISFLITNYHCEEMQKQRLIDFIVQFMEDIDKEISELKLSVNTRGRLVATEFLKQFI, encoded by the exons ATGGCG GCAAACATGTTAAGGTTGTATCTGACTTGCATAAGGAACACTCTTGAAGCTGCCATGTGTCTACAA AACTTCCCTTGTCAAGAAGTTGAAAGACATAACAAACCTGAAGTTGAACTGAA GACTAGCCCAGAACTTCTGCTTAATTCT GTTGTAATATGTAGAAATGAGGCTGAAAAGTGCTTGATAGAAACATCAATTAATTCTCTACGTATAAGCCTTAAG GTGAAGCAAGCAGATGAACTTGAAAACATTTTGACAAAGAAATTCCTTAGATTTTTGTCAATGAGAGCAGAGGCATTTCAGGTACTAAGGAGGAAGCCTGTGCAG GGCTACGACATAAGTTTCCTCATCACAAATTATCACTGTGAGGAGATGCAAAAACAGAGACTCATAGATTTTATTGTTCAGTTCATGGAG GATATTGATAAAGAGATAAGTGAACTGAAATTGTCTGTGAACACACGAGGAAGGCTTGTGGCTACAGAATTTCTGAAGCAATTTATCTGA
- the LOC113734766 gene encoding actin-related protein 2/3 complex subunit 4 isoform X2 — protein sequence MLRLYLTCIRNTLEAAMCLQNFPCQEVERHNKPEVELKTSPELLLNSVVICRNEAEKCLIETSINSLRISLKVKQADELENILTKKFLRFLSMRAEAFQVLRRKPVQGYDISFLITNYHCEEMQKQRLIDFIVQFMEDIDKEISELKLSVNTRGRLVATEFLKQFI from the exons ATGTTAAGGTTGTATCTGACTTGCATAAGGAACACTCTTGAAGCTGCCATGTGTCTACAA AACTTCCCTTGTCAAGAAGTTGAAAGACATAACAAACCTGAAGTTGAACTGAA GACTAGCCCAGAACTTCTGCTTAATTCT GTTGTAATATGTAGAAATGAGGCTGAAAAGTGCTTGATAGAAACATCAATTAATTCTCTACGTATAAGCCTTAAG GTGAAGCAAGCAGATGAACTTGAAAACATTTTGACAAAGAAATTCCTTAGATTTTTGTCAATGAGAGCAGAGGCATTTCAGGTACTAAGGAGGAAGCCTGTGCAG GGCTACGACATAAGTTTCCTCATCACAAATTATCACTGTGAGGAGATGCAAAAACAGAGACTCATAGATTTTATTGTTCAGTTCATGGAG GATATTGATAAAGAGATAAGTGAACTGAAATTGTCTGTGAACACACGAGGAAGGCTTGTGGCTACAGAATTTCTGAAGCAATTTATCTGA